A region from the Actinoplanes sp. OR16 genome encodes:
- a CDS encoding DUF1015 family protein, with amino-acid sequence MTVVHPISRAWITNGGTGAQNYDEFADDAEITEIIKANASSSLGVEMPHLAPESLGKSFTESLPDAVVRLERAKAEGKYRSAEDVVVLYRISGPGEAPAYGLWTTVETAQISTSADEPGLVIRNEDVFIAKVRERVALADAIGTLLSPVLLLQTGKGEELHAALAAAVDAAGEPDATDLDGTGRTHAIWVLGPGEQQERLLALAGGGELVVADGNHRSLAAQTGGIPRFLAVVTTPASVAIQPYNRLVSELPASLDDLLARLRAAGATVTELPRAAQLPAKGTIEMYVGSRSFAVGLPPDPAGTSVENLDHALVERVLLRDALGLDPGDKRISYIGGDYPVEWLRDEVDNGRAELAILVAPVTVDDFVEVNLERLKLPRKSTWFTPKARGGLVLAQLG; translated from the coding sequence ATGACGGTCGTGCACCCGATCAGCCGGGCCTGGATCACCAATGGCGGTACCGGGGCCCAGAATTATGACGAGTTCGCCGACGACGCCGAAATCACCGAGATCATCAAGGCAAACGCGTCCAGTTCGCTGGGCGTCGAGATGCCGCATCTTGCTCCCGAGTCGCTCGGCAAGTCCTTCACCGAATCGCTCCCGGACGCCGTCGTCCGCCTGGAGCGCGCGAAGGCCGAGGGTAAGTACCGGTCCGCCGAGGACGTGGTGGTGCTCTACCGGATCAGCGGTCCGGGCGAGGCGCCCGCGTACGGCTTGTGGACCACTGTCGAGACGGCGCAGATCTCCACCAGCGCCGACGAGCCGGGCCTGGTCATCCGCAACGAGGACGTGTTCATCGCGAAGGTGCGGGAGCGCGTAGCTCTGGCTGACGCGATCGGCACGCTGCTCTCCCCCGTACTCCTCCTCCAGACCGGCAAGGGTGAGGAGCTGCACGCAGCTCTCGCCGCCGCGGTGGACGCCGCCGGTGAGCCGGACGCGACCGACCTGGACGGTACCGGCCGCACCCACGCCATCTGGGTGCTCGGACCCGGTGAGCAGCAGGAACGCCTGCTCGCCCTGGCCGGTGGCGGCGAGCTCGTCGTCGCCGACGGCAACCACCGCAGCCTGGCCGCGCAGACCGGGGGGATCCCGCGCTTCCTGGCCGTCGTGACTACACCCGCGTCGGTCGCGATCCAGCCCTACAACCGCCTGGTGAGCGAGCTGCCGGCGTCGCTCGACGACCTTCTCGCGCGGTTGCGCGCGGCCGGTGCGACGGTCACCGAGCTGCCGCGTGCGGCGCAATTGCCCGCCAAGGGCACCATCGAGATGTACGTCGGGAGCCGCTCCTTCGCCGTCGGGTTACCGCCGGACCCGGCCGGCACGTCGGTGGAGAACCTCGATCACGCCCTGGTCGAGCGGGTGCTCCTGCGTGACGCGCTCGGGCTCGACCCCGGTGACAAGCGGATCTCCTACATCGGCGGCGACTACCCGGTCGAGTGGCTGCGCGACGAGGTCGACAACGGCCGAGCCGAGCTCGCCATCCTGGTCGCGCCGGTGACGGTCGACGACTTCGTCGAAGTGAACCTGGAACGGCTCAAGCTGCCTCGCAAGAGCACCTGGTTCACCCCGAAGGCCCGCGGCGGTCTCGTACTCGCCCAGCTGGGCTAG
- a CDS encoding alpha/beta hydrolase: protein MLHPQVNAAAALRRRPPASQLTGDPYQALLAVRAAMEESNEAETGPALPLPVVADFDADGVPCRLYATKTGAPVLVYLHGGGWCYGSIETVDRFCRRVADRSGCAVVSVGYRLAPEHAHPAALEDAETVLAYIRSKGLELGLDPSRLAIGGDSAGGQLATVTARRQRDAATPLDFQALIYPAIDPLTSSSSYDEVGSYGLDRASMKLAWETYVPDPALRFHPDVAPLAAADLAGMPSTLIITAEYDALRDEGADYADALVTAGVPVVHTRYMGMNHGFARKLATIDAARAAADQVASSLRAALVF, encoded by the coding sequence ATGCTCCACCCCCAGGTGAACGCCGCCGCGGCTCTGCGGCGGCGTCCCCCGGCATCACAGCTGACCGGGGATCCGTATCAGGCCCTGCTCGCCGTCAGGGCCGCGATGGAGGAGTCGAACGAGGCGGAGACAGGCCCGGCGCTGCCGCTGCCGGTGGTCGCCGACTTCGACGCCGACGGCGTGCCCTGCCGGCTCTACGCCACGAAGACCGGCGCGCCCGTCCTCGTCTACCTGCACGGCGGCGGCTGGTGCTACGGCAGCATCGAGACGGTGGACCGGTTCTGCCGCCGGGTCGCCGACCGGTCCGGCTGCGCCGTGGTCTCGGTCGGCTACCGGCTCGCCCCGGAACACGCCCACCCCGCCGCGCTCGAGGACGCCGAGACGGTTCTCGCGTACATCCGCTCCAAAGGTCTTGAACTCGGTCTTGATCCCTCGCGGCTGGCGATCGGCGGAGACAGCGCCGGCGGCCAGCTCGCGACCGTCACCGCACGCCGGCAACGCGACGCGGCCACCCCGCTCGACTTCCAGGCGCTGATCTACCCGGCCATCGACCCGCTCACCTCGTCGTCGTCCTACGACGAGGTCGGCTCCTACGGGCTGGACCGTGCCTCGATGAAACTGGCCTGGGAGACGTACGTCCCGGACCCGGCGCTGCGCTTCCACCCCGACGTCGCGCCACTCGCGGCAGCCGACCTGGCCGGCATGCCGTCCACCCTGATCATCACGGCGGAGTACGACGCCCTGCGCGACGAGGGCGCCGACTACGCCGACGCACTGGTCACCGCGGGCGTCCCGGTGGTGCACACCCGCTACATGGGCATGAACCACGGCTTCGCCCGCAAGCTCGCCACCATCGACGCCGCACGGGCCGCGGCGGATCAGGTGGCATCCTCCCTGCGCGCGGCCCTCGTCTTCTGA
- a CDS encoding ribose-5-phosphate isomerase, with the protein MRLYLGSDHAGFELKQHLVNHLIKQGHDVVDVGPHAYDPEDDYPAFCFHTGARVVADPGSLGIVIGGSGNGEQIAANKVPGVRSALVWKAEIAQLARQHNDSNVIAIGARQHTLDEATAFVEAFIATPFSGDARHARRIAQLASYEKDRELPALPAS; encoded by the coding sequence ATGCGTCTCTACCTGGGATCCGACCACGCCGGCTTCGAACTGAAGCAGCACCTCGTCAACCACCTGATCAAGCAGGGACACGATGTGGTGGACGTCGGACCGCACGCCTACGACCCCGAGGACGACTACCCGGCGTTCTGCTTCCACACCGGCGCACGCGTCGTCGCCGACCCGGGCTCGCTCGGCATCGTCATCGGCGGCTCCGGCAACGGCGAACAGATCGCCGCGAACAAGGTGCCCGGCGTCCGCTCCGCGCTGGTCTGGAAAGCCGAGATCGCCCAGCTGGCCCGCCAGCACAACGACAGCAACGTCATCGCGATCGGCGCCCGCCAGCACACCCTCGACGAGGCCACCGCGTTCGTCGAGGCCTTCATCGCCACCCCGTTCTCCGGCGACGCCCGCCACGCCCGTCGGATCGCACAGCTGGCCTCGTACGAGAAGGACCGCGAACTCCCGGCTCTGCCGGCCAGCTGA
- a CDS encoding GNAT family N-acetyltransferase, which translates to MDEELSVRPAAPGDFAAICDLLGTVFHEKVFPEVEAEVYETERSLVADDHGTVVGHADAFTRDLTVPGAVIPAAHVSGVGVLPTHRRRGILTRLMHRQLRDIAEAGREPVAVLWASETKIYPRFGYGPACSRLGMSIMNREVRLPSGPSGRLRMGEPKELIADIGKVYDQLRPGKVGWSTRDDRWWRFVLSDREEKRDGATPLRAVVHEGPDGPTGYALWRVKDNWTAHGPDGEVQVREVAADDPETYQALWNFLLGVDLTRTVSYRLGALDEPLQYLADEPRRLGLSVSDGLWIRLIDLPAALAARRYSSDVDVVFEVTDPILTANSGRWRLTGGPGGAACSPTGDPADVACSVTDLGAAYLGGTSLTVLAAAGRVRQLTTNDPAAAFRWHRLPSPTEIF; encoded by the coding sequence ATGGACGAAGAGCTTTCGGTACGCCCGGCCGCCCCCGGCGACTTCGCGGCCATCTGCGACCTGCTCGGCACGGTCTTCCACGAGAAGGTCTTCCCGGAGGTGGAGGCCGAGGTCTACGAGACCGAGCGTTCGCTGGTCGCGGACGACCACGGGACGGTGGTGGGCCATGCCGACGCCTTCACCCGCGATCTCACCGTGCCGGGCGCGGTGATCCCGGCAGCGCACGTCTCCGGCGTCGGTGTCCTGCCCACGCATCGCCGCCGCGGCATCCTGACCCGGCTCATGCATCGCCAGCTACGCGACATCGCCGAGGCGGGCCGTGAGCCGGTCGCCGTGCTCTGGGCCAGCGAGACCAAGATCTACCCCCGATTCGGGTACGGGCCGGCCTGCTCCCGCCTCGGGATGTCGATCATGAATCGTGAGGTTCGTCTCCCGTCCGGCCCGTCCGGCCGGCTGCGGATGGGCGAGCCGAAGGAGCTGATCGCCGACATCGGCAAGGTCTACGACCAGCTGCGCCCCGGCAAGGTCGGCTGGTCGACCCGGGACGATCGATGGTGGCGGTTCGTCCTGAGCGACCGTGAGGAGAAGCGGGACGGCGCCACCCCGCTGCGCGCGGTGGTCCACGAGGGCCCGGACGGGCCGACCGGATACGCCCTGTGGCGGGTCAAGGACAACTGGACAGCGCACGGGCCGGACGGCGAGGTGCAGGTACGCGAAGTGGCCGCCGACGACCCGGAGACCTACCAGGCGCTGTGGAACTTCCTGCTCGGGGTCGACCTGACTCGCACGGTGTCGTACCGTCTCGGCGCCCTCGACGAACCCCTGCAGTACCTGGCCGACGAGCCCCGGCGTCTCGGCCTGTCGGTCTCCGACGGCCTCTGGATCCGCCTGATCGACCTGCCGGCCGCGCTGGCCGCCCGGAGGTACTCCTCCGACGTCGACGTGGTCTTCGAGGTCACCGACCCGATCCTGACCGCGAACTCCGGCCGCTGGCGGCTGACCGGCGGCCCCGGCGGCGCGGCCTGTTCGCCGACCGGCGACCCGGCCGACGTGGCCTGCTCGGTGACCGACCTCGGGGCGGCCTACCTGGGCGGGACCTCGCTCACCGTGCTGGCGGCGGCGGGCCGGGTCCGGCAGCTGACCACCAACGACCCGGCGGCGGCGTTCCGCTGGCACCGGCTGCCCAGTCCGACCGAAATCTTCTGA
- a CDS encoding DNA-directed RNA polymerase II — translation MPEQPQWSERTLDMPPQDPWADAPTTPVDRHDGRYDQALQTQVQHPQNQQHTQVQHPQTQAQPHDAAPHASVPPFGPHGAHPVAPEPSPFGVGRARVTQRQQQFAADHEPTGTGWPEESHPDPTEGKPLSWHIRRLRRGSEWSNAPLIFAFVSWGIWVLSSEGSLVTPIIVFVTSVVVAIGVFALARLVGRLVLERQLGRVRHTARGAHMAAGVFLLGVGLAHLQQTEWVMTAVHWVTDLFTG, via the coding sequence ATGCCGGAGCAACCGCAGTGGTCCGAGCGGACGCTCGACATGCCGCCGCAGGACCCGTGGGCCGACGCGCCGACCACACCGGTGGACCGTCACGACGGCCGATACGACCAGGCCCTGCAGACGCAGGTGCAGCACCCGCAGAACCAGCAGCACACCCAGGTGCAGCATCCGCAGACTCAGGCACAGCCGCACGATGCGGCGCCGCATGCGAGTGTGCCGCCGTTCGGGCCGCACGGCGCGCATCCGGTGGCTCCGGAGCCGTCGCCGTTCGGTGTCGGCCGGGCCCGGGTGACGCAGAGGCAGCAGCAGTTCGCGGCAGACCACGAGCCGACCGGCACCGGCTGGCCCGAGGAGTCACACCCCGACCCCACCGAGGGCAAGCCGCTGAGCTGGCACATCCGCCGGCTGCGCCGGGGCAGTGAGTGGAGCAACGCGCCGCTGATCTTCGCGTTCGTCTCCTGGGGGATCTGGGTGCTCTCCTCGGAGGGCTCGCTGGTCACCCCGATCATCGTGTTCGTGACGTCGGTCGTGGTCGCGATCGGTGTGTTCGCGCTGGCCCGCCTGGTCGGCCGGCTCGTGCTCGAGCGTCAGCTGGGCCGGGTGCGGCACACCGCCCGCGGCGCGCACATGGCCGCGGGCGTGTTCCTGCTCGGCGTCGGCCTGGCGCACCTGCAGCAGACCGAGTGGGTGATGACCGCCGTCCACTGGGTCACCGACCTCTTCACCGGCTGA
- a CDS encoding SDR family oxidoreductase yields the protein MDPRSQYPKPELDGGDQTPPGSTSAMPDRPDHGEESYRGSGKLTGRKAIITGGDSGIGRAVAIAYAREGADVLISYLPEEEADARDTAGWIEKAGRKAVTVPGDIRDEAHCRAIIDRAVSELGGVDVLVNNAAYQMAQPGGISDITDEQFDRVMKTNLYAMFWLCRAAAPHLRPGATIINTASVQAYLSSSQLLDYATTKGGIVAFTKALAEEMAEKGVRVNAVAPGPIWTPLIPSTMPDEKVAKFGGDTPLGRAGQPAELAAAYVYFASPDSSYTTGEVLGITGGKPVS from the coding sequence GTGGACCCGCGTAGCCAGTACCCGAAGCCGGAACTCGACGGCGGCGACCAGACCCCACCGGGCTCGACGTCCGCGATGCCGGACCGCCCCGACCACGGTGAGGAGAGTTACCGCGGCAGCGGCAAGCTCACCGGCCGGAAGGCGATCATCACGGGCGGGGACTCCGGGATCGGCCGGGCGGTAGCCATCGCGTACGCGCGGGAGGGCGCCGACGTCCTGATCTCGTATCTGCCGGAGGAGGAGGCGGACGCCCGGGACACGGCCGGCTGGATCGAGAAGGCCGGGCGCAAGGCGGTGACCGTACCCGGCGACATCCGCGACGAGGCGCACTGCCGGGCCATCATCGACCGGGCGGTGTCCGAGCTCGGCGGCGTGGACGTCCTGGTGAACAACGCCGCCTACCAGATGGCGCAGCCCGGCGGGATCTCCGACATCACCGACGAGCAGTTCGACCGGGTCATGAAGACCAACCTGTACGCGATGTTCTGGCTCTGCCGCGCGGCCGCCCCGCACCTGCGGCCCGGCGCCACGATCATCAACACCGCGTCGGTGCAGGCGTACCTCTCGTCGAGCCAGCTGCTCGATTACGCCACCACGAAGGGCGGCATCGTGGCCTTCACGAAGGCGCTCGCCGAGGAGATGGCCGAGAAGGGCGTCCGGGTCAACGCCGTCGCGCCCGGCCCGATCTGGACCCCGCTGATCCCGTCCACCATGCCCGACGAGAAGGTCGCGAAGTTCGGCGGCGACACCCCGCTCGGCCGCGCCGGCCAGCCCGCCGAACTGGCCGCCGCGTACGTCTACTTCGCGAGCCCCGACTCGAGTTACACGACCGGCGAGGTCCTCGGCATCACCGGCGGCAAACCGGTCAGCTGA
- a CDS encoding glycosyltransferase family 2 protein, with protein MGDSRVGVVVITWQRRDEALTCVERLLALPEQPHVVLVDNGSQDGTADAVRERFPAVEVVALGENLGAVGRNIGVRRLRTPYVAFCDDDTWWAPGSLARAADVLDAHPRLALVNARIVVEPSGREDPIVAELRDSPVPGPDWLPGPALGSFLAGASVVRRDAFEQAGGFHTRLWLGGEEELLATDLLAAGWELCYLEDLTAHHRASLLRDAGHRRRVGLRNTLWFTWLRRPAGAAIRRTYFLATTVPRDRTSLLGALDAVRGLGWLVADRRPRPAVVEARLARLDEAQRRSLARRYVG; from the coding sequence ATGGGGGACTCTCGGGTAGGCGTCGTGGTCATCACCTGGCAGCGGCGGGACGAGGCGCTGACCTGTGTGGAGCGATTACTGGCATTGCCGGAGCAGCCGCATGTGGTGCTCGTCGACAACGGATCGCAGGACGGCACCGCGGACGCGGTCCGCGAACGCTTCCCGGCGGTGGAGGTGGTCGCTCTGGGCGAGAATCTCGGGGCGGTGGGTCGCAACATCGGGGTACGCCGGCTCCGCACGCCCTATGTGGCGTTCTGCGACGACGACACCTGGTGGGCGCCGGGGTCGCTGGCCCGCGCCGCCGACGTCCTCGACGCGCATCCCCGGCTGGCTCTGGTCAACGCCCGGATCGTGGTCGAGCCGTCCGGCCGGGAGGATCCGATCGTGGCGGAGCTGCGCGATTCGCCGGTCCCCGGCCCCGATTGGTTGCCCGGCCCGGCCCTGGGCAGTTTCCTGGCCGGCGCCTCGGTGGTCCGGCGGGACGCGTTCGAGCAGGCCGGCGGATTCCATACGCGGCTCTGGCTGGGCGGGGAGGAGGAGTTGCTCGCCACCGATCTGCTCGCGGCCGGGTGGGAGCTCTGCTATCTGGAGGATCTGACCGCGCACCACCGGGCCTCGCTGCTGCGCGACGCCGGTCACCGGCGCCGGGTCGGCCTGCGCAACACGCTCTGGTTCACTTGGCTGCGGCGGCCGGCCGGAGCGGCGATCCGGCGGACGTACTTCCTGGCGACGACCGTCCCGCGGGACCGGACCTCGCTGCTCGGCGCGCTCGACGCGGTCCGCGGGCTCGGCTGGCTCGTGGCGGACCGCAGACCCCGGCCGGCGGTGGTCGAGGCGCGACTCGCCCGGCTCGACGAGGCGCAACGGCGTTCCCTAGCGCGCCGATATGTGGGCTGA
- a CDS encoding SRPBCC domain-containing protein, whose product MSTTQVYRIWIKAAPEKIWTAITDPEWNKQYGYAAPQFYELKKGGKFYSTATQEMKDYAAAGGFPMPDTIVDGEVLEADEPRRLVLTWRMLMDPTTAAEPFTTLTYEIEESSPGVQRVTITHDVTGAPATGTMVQGNPDAGAEGGGGWAWVLSDLKSLLETGKILTS is encoded by the coding sequence ATGAGCACGACGCAGGTCTACCGCATCTGGATCAAGGCGGCGCCGGAGAAGATCTGGACCGCGATCACCGACCCGGAGTGGAACAAGCAATACGGGTACGCCGCGCCTCAGTTCTACGAGCTGAAGAAGGGCGGCAAGTTCTACTCGACCGCCACCCAGGAGATGAAGGACTACGCCGCGGCCGGCGGCTTCCCGATGCCGGACACCATCGTCGACGGCGAGGTCCTCGAGGCGGACGAGCCCCGCCGGCTCGTGCTGACCTGGCGGATGCTGATGGATCCGACCACCGCGGCGGAGCCGTTCACCACGCTGACCTACGAGATCGAGGAGTCCTCCCCGGGCGTCCAGCGGGTCACCATCACGCACGACGTGACCGGCGCCCCGGCGACCGGCACGATGGTCCAGGGCAACCCGGACGCGGGCGCCGAGGGCGGCGGCGGCTGGGCCTGGGTCCTCAGCGACCTCAAGTCGCTCCTGGAGACGGGCAAGATCCTGACCAGCTGA
- a CDS encoding helix-turn-helix transcriptional regulator: MTDDDRVFKALADPSRRFLLDLLFARDGRTQSELESELEMTRFGVAKHLKVLEEAGLVVVRRSGREKLHFLNPVPIRQIHDRWIDKYTEHQVTALIDLKRQLEEEP; this comes from the coding sequence ATGACGGACGACGATCGGGTGTTCAAGGCCTTGGCCGATCCGAGCCGCCGCTTCCTGCTCGATCTCCTGTTCGCGCGTGACGGCCGCACGCAGTCGGAGCTGGAGTCGGAGCTGGAGATGACCCGGTTCGGCGTCGCCAAGCACCTGAAGGTGCTCGAGGAAGCGGGTCTCGTCGTCGTGCGCCGATCAGGCCGGGAGAAGTTGCACTTCCTGAATCCCGTGCCGATTCGGCAGATCCACGACAGGTGGATCGACAAGTACACCGAGCACCAGGTCACCGCACTGATCGATCTCAAGCGACAGCTGGAGGAAGAGCCATGA
- the tig gene encoding trigger factor, producing the protein MKSTVETLSPTRVKLAIEVPFDELKPSLQKAYREIGAQVQVPGFRRGKIPAAVIDQRVGRGAVLNEAVQEAIPQQILAAVQEHDVKTLGRPEVEITEFADNAPLKFTAEVDVRPEITIPDLSTIAVTVPAVAIGDNEIDEQINGLRERFATLKTVERPAAEGDYVQLDLNATVDGEEVPGGSATNISHEVGSKQLLPGLDEVLVGLSAGEEATFTTQLVGGDFAGRDAEVKVVVRTVKDKQLPEIDDEFAQLASEFDTLEELKGDLNERLSKVKKVEQIYAARDEALKQLVEAANIPAPEGVVKEEVEGRKQAMTDQLERIGATLADYLASEEKTEEQIDQELTEAAEEGVRIQLLLDTIADAEDVQVSDDEFGHEIVHRAQRAQMQPQQYYDQLVRSGSAAAVFGDVRRGKALASVMEQVTMKDEDGNTLSLDDLRAASEDEHAGHNH; encoded by the coding sequence GTGAAGAGCACCGTCGAGACTCTGAGCCCGACTCGGGTGAAGCTCGCCATCGAGGTGCCGTTCGACGAGCTCAAGCCGAGCCTGCAGAAGGCGTACCGGGAGATCGGCGCGCAGGTGCAGGTGCCCGGCTTCCGTCGCGGCAAGATCCCGGCGGCGGTGATCGACCAGCGTGTCGGCCGCGGCGCGGTCCTCAACGAGGCCGTGCAGGAGGCGATCCCGCAGCAGATCCTCGCCGCGGTGCAGGAGCACGACGTCAAGACGCTCGGCCGCCCCGAGGTGGAGATCACCGAGTTCGCCGACAACGCGCCGCTGAAGTTCACGGCCGAGGTCGACGTGCGCCCGGAGATCACCATCCCGGACCTCTCCACGATCGCCGTGACGGTTCCGGCCGTCGCCATCGGCGACAACGAGATCGACGAGCAGATCAACGGCCTGCGTGAGCGCTTCGCCACCCTGAAGACCGTCGAGCGCCCGGCCGCCGAGGGCGACTACGTGCAGCTCGACCTCAACGCCACCGTCGACGGCGAAGAGGTTCCGGGCGGCTCGGCCACCAACATCTCCCACGAGGTCGGCAGCAAGCAGCTGCTGCCCGGTCTGGACGAGGTGCTCGTCGGCCTCTCCGCCGGCGAGGAGGCTACCTTCACGACCCAGCTCGTCGGCGGCGACTTCGCCGGCCGCGACGCCGAGGTGAAGGTCGTCGTGCGCACCGTCAAGGACAAGCAGCTGCCCGAGATCGACGACGAGTTCGCCCAGCTGGCGAGCGAGTTCGACACCCTCGAGGAGCTCAAGGGCGACCTGAACGAGCGGCTCAGCAAGGTCAAGAAGGTCGAGCAGATCTACGCGGCCCGTGACGAGGCTCTCAAGCAGCTCGTCGAGGCGGCGAACATCCCGGCGCCCGAGGGCGTCGTCAAGGAGGAGGTCGAGGGCCGCAAGCAGGCCATGACCGACCAGCTCGAGCGGATCGGCGCGACCCTGGCCGACTACCTCGCCTCCGAGGAGAAGACCGAGGAGCAGATCGACCAGGAGCTGACCGAGGCGGCCGAGGAGGGCGTCCGGATCCAGCTGCTGCTCGACACCATCGCCGACGCCGAGGACGTCCAGGTCTCCGACGACGAGTTCGGCCACGAGATCGTGCACCGGGCGCAGCGTGCCCAGATGCAGCCCCAGCAGTACTACGACCAGCTGGTGCGCTCGGGCTCCGCGGCCGCCGTCTTCGGCGACGTGCGCCGGGGCAAGGCGCTGGCCTCGGTCATGGAGCAGGTCACCATGAAGGACGAGGACGGCAACACCCTGTCCCTCGACGACCTGCGCGCGGCCAGCGAGGACGAGCACGCCGGTCACAACCACTGA
- a CDS encoding ClpP family protease codes for MTDLHIPATPVARRGEALSGNLDDSVYNRLLRERIIFLGSEVTDAVANRICAQLLLLSAEDPEADIHLWINSPGGSVYSGMAIYDTMQFIDNDVSTVGMGMAASMGQFLLCAGAAGKRYALPHARIMMHQPSGGMGGTAADIAIQAEQMLYTKKMFQERIAHHTGQTPEQIATDFDRDRWFTAAEAKDYGFIDKVITGATQVPDGAGTLN; via the coding sequence ATGACCGATCTCCACATCCCCGCCACCCCCGTGGCGCGGCGGGGCGAAGCACTCAGTGGCAACCTCGACGATTCGGTCTACAACCGCCTGCTGCGTGAGCGCATCATCTTTCTCGGCAGCGAGGTGACCGACGCGGTCGCCAACCGCATCTGCGCGCAGCTGCTGCTGCTCTCCGCCGAGGACCCGGAGGCCGACATCCACCTCTGGATCAACTCGCCGGGCGGCTCGGTCTACTCGGGCATGGCGATCTACGACACGATGCAGTTCATCGACAACGACGTGTCCACCGTCGGGATGGGCATGGCGGCCTCGATGGGGCAGTTCCTGCTCTGCGCCGGCGCCGCCGGCAAGAGGTACGCCCTGCCGCACGCGCGCATCATGATGCACCAGCCTTCGGGTGGCATGGGTGGCACGGCCGCCGACATCGCCATCCAGGCGGAGCAGATGCTCTACACCAAGAAGATGTTCCAGGAGCGGATCGCCCACCACACGGGACAGACTCCTGAGCAGATCGCCACCGACTTCGACCGGGACCGCTGGTTCACGGCCGCGGAGGCGAAGGACTATGGCTTCATCGACAAGGTGATCACCGGGGCCACGCAGGTCCCGGACGGTGCCGGAACGCTGAACTGA
- a CDS encoding ATP-dependent Clp protease proteolytic subunit gives MTDLSMPPGFAPVHNRYVLPSFSERTSWGIKESNPYNKMFEDRIIFLGVQVDDASANDVMAQLLTLESTDPDRDILMYINSPGGSFTAMTAIYDTMQYVRPDISTVCLGQAASAAAVLLAGGTPGKRMALPHSRIIIHQPATEGGYGQGSDIEIQAREIMRMRTQLEDMIAHHAKRPVEKVRKDIDRDKIMTADEAKEYGIVDVVLATRKKSLQAVGASN, from the coding sequence ATGACCGACCTTTCCATGCCTCCCGGGTTCGCTCCGGTGCACAACCGCTACGTGCTGCCCTCGTTCTCCGAGCGCACCTCGTGGGGGATCAAGGAGTCGAACCCGTACAACAAGATGTTCGAGGACCGGATCATCTTCCTCGGGGTCCAGGTGGACGACGCGTCGGCGAACGACGTGATGGCCCAGCTGCTGACGCTGGAGAGCACCGACCCGGACCGCGACATCCTGATGTACATCAACTCGCCCGGCGGCTCCTTCACCGCGATGACGGCGATCTACGACACCATGCAGTACGTGCGTCCCGACATCAGCACGGTCTGCCTGGGCCAGGCGGCCAGCGCCGCCGCGGTCCTGCTCGCCGGTGGCACCCCGGGCAAGCGGATGGCGCTCCCGCACTCGCGGATCATCATCCACCAGCCGGCCACCGAGGGCGGTTACGGCCAGGGCTCGGACATCGAGATCCAGGCCCGCGAGATCATGCGGATGCGGACCCAGCTCGAGGACATGATCGCGCACCACGCGAAGCGCCCGGTCGAGAAGGTCCGCAAGGACATCGACCGCGACAAGATCATGACGGCCGACGAGGCCAAGGAGTACGGCATCGTCGACGTCGTGCTGGCGACCCGCAAGAAGAGCCTGCAAGCGGTCGGCGCGAGTAACTGA